A single genomic interval of Coregonus clupeaformis isolate EN_2021a chromosome 36, ASM2061545v1, whole genome shotgun sequence harbors:
- the LOC121552517 gene encoding 39S ribosomal protein L19, mitochondrial, translating to MASCTRRLDKVMCSIRLLRNIQQQNERFLSTSMRRLAQESDGGKPTKFTPPPKPVIIDKTQSEASLRKFLSPEFIPPRQRINPLKFSIERKDMIQRRKVLNIPEFYVGSVLAVTTADPHASGKTNRFMGICIQRGGHGLGATFVLRNIIDGQGVEICYEMYSPRLQQLEVLKLEKRLDNNLMYLRDALPEYSTVDLDMKPVPHSVTGDVPINKTRVRMRPKPWSKRWERPKYNVQGIRFDLCLSPEKLEHAQTWEEPWREYDMLKEYDTTALEERILEEVQTEMSK from the exons ATGGCTTCTTGCACACGAAGGCTTGACAAAGTTATGTGTTCAATAAGGTTGTTACGGAATATACAACAGCAAAATGAAC GTTTCTTGTCCACATCTATGCGTCGCCTCGCGCAGGAGAGTGACGGTGGCAAGCCAACAAAATTCACCCCTCCACCAAAACCTGTCATCATTGACAAAACACAGTCCGAGGCTTCACTGCGAAA GTTCCTGAGTCCAGAATTCATCCCACCCCGACAGAGAATAAACCCATTGAAGTTCTCCATTGAGCGCAAAGacatgatccagaggaggaaagtGCTCAACATTCCAGAGTTTTATGTTG GAAGTGTCTTAGCTGTGACCACGGCGGACCCTCATGCCAGCGGCAAAACCAACCGCTTTATGGGCATCTGCATCCAGAGAGGTGGCCATGGACTGGGAGCCACATTTGTCCTGAGGAATATCATCGACGGCCAGG gagTTGAGATCTGCTATGAGATGTACAGCCCGCGGCTGCAGCAGCTGGAGGTCCTGAAGCTGGAGAAGAGGCTGGACAACAATCTGATGTACCTGAGAGATGCCCTGCCCGAGTACAGCACCGTGGACTTGGACATGAAGCCCGTGCCCCACTCTGTCACCGGGGACGTGCCCATCAATAAA acCAGAGTGCGTATGCGTCCCAAGCCATGGTCCAAGCGCTGGGAGCGGCCCAAGTACAACGTGCAGGGCATCCGCTTCGACCTGTGCCTGTCACCCGAGAAGCTGGAGCACGCCCAGACGTGGGAGGAGCCCTGGCGGGAGTATGACATGCTGAAGGAGTACGACACCACGGCCCTGGAGGAGCGCATCCTCGAGGAGGTGCAGACTGAGATGAGCAAGTGA